The DNA region ACTAAATTTATCATTCAATTAGCATCGGGCTCTTCGATGCTAATTTTAATATTTTCGACTATGCTTTACCACTATATAAAAATAAATATTTTTGAAACAGTGGTGCAGGTTTTAAACCAAGAGGCTGTAAAATTATCATCTCAAAATATAACCAATAGCTTTAACTTTTACACAAAAGAGCTTGGCCACACGCCAATAAATGTAAAAATAACTCAAAATGAAAAAAATCTAAAAAAACCAAAATATACAAGCATAAAAACAGAAGAAAAATCATCTCTTATGCTTGAATATCCCTATAAAAATAGCATTATCATACTTGATACGGACACAACTTTTTATAACAAATTAGTTTCTCAAGTATTAACTGATATTATCATTATAAATGCGACCATGATATTTTTAATTTTATTTTTTGCTTTATTTTTATCGAGATCTCTTCTAATTCCTGTTAAGCTTCTTTCAGCCAAGCTTTCAAAACTTAATGAAATAGCACTTGACCACATAGATGAAAATGAAATTCCATTAGAATTCAAACCTCTTGGAATGGGTATAAATAGGTTAATTGACAGAATTCACACTTTTATAGGGTATCAAAAAGAACTTTTTATAGGCATTGCTCATGAATTAAAAACCCCACTAGCTGTTATGAAAACCAAAAATGAAGTTACGCTTTTAAAGCCAAGAGATAATGAAAAATATGTAGAAACTTTAAAAAATAATAATATTTCAATTGATAATATGAATAAAATGATAAGCTCAATTTTAGAAATTGGTAGACAAGAAGGTGCACAATTTGAAAAGCCTGTTGAAATTGACATTATAAAACTTATAAAAGAAACTTGTTTAAATTTTAAGATATTAGCACAATCAAAAGATAAAGCAATAATTACAAAACTAAAACCAGATGAGTTTTTTATGAGCATTCAACCAAATTTATTTTTACATATTGTCCAAAATTTCATTCAAAATGCTATTAAATTTTCACCACAAAACTCAGCTATTATCATAAAAAGCACTATTTTAGACGATTGTTTTAAACTTGATGTTGTTGATGAGGGAATTGGAATAGATGAAAGTTTGGATCTTTTTGCACCATTTAAACGAAGTGGTAATAAAAGTGGTGCTGGACTTGGCTTATTTTTAGCAAAAGGTGCAGCCGATGCAATGAATGCTCAAATTTCACTTAAAAATAGAAGTGATCAAAAAGGAGTCATTGCAACTATTAAAATTCCAATTTCAAAAACAAGTAAAAAATTAAATAAGGCTTTTAAATGACAAAAAAAGTAGCAGTTATAGACCTTGGCTCAAACTCAGCAAGAATGGTAATTTTTGGAAGAACTAGTAGGCTTGGATTTTACATACTTGGTGAATACAAAATGAAAGTAAGACTTGGAGAGGGAGCTTATGAACATAGTGGAATTATCCAAGAAGATGCTATGAAAAAATGCTTTGGCGCTTTTGTGGAGTTTAGAAAGATACTAAATAGGTATAAAATTCAAAAAATTCTAGCCGTTGGAACATCAGCCTTAAGAGATGCAAAAAATGCAAATGAGTTTATAAATATGGTTAAAAAGCTTGGCATTAGCCTAAAAGTTGTAGATGGCGATATGGAGGCATACTATGGTGGTTTTGGAGCAGCAAGACTTGTAAAATACCCAAATAATGCAACAACCATTGATATTGGTGGAGGATCTACAGAACTTGCTAAAATAGAAAATGGAAAAGTTGTAAAAACACTTTCTTTAAATTTAGGAACTGTAAGATTAAAAGAGCTTTTTTATGATAAAGAAAATTTAAATGGACTTGATGAGTTTGTTAAAGAGCTAACAGATAAAATTTCTAAAGATTTTCAAAACAATACAATTATCTCAATTGGGGGAAGCTTAAGAGCCATTTCAAATGCAATTATACAAAGAAAGAATTATCCTTTAAAAATGGTTCATGGCTTTTCTTATAATTATGAAAAAGAAAAAGGCTTTATAGAAAAAATTTATTCTTCAAAAATATCAGATTTGGGAAACTTTTTTATAAAAAAAGATCGTTTTGATACAATAAGAGGTGGAGCTTATATTTTCAAAAAAGTTGCTGATATTTTAAAAGCAAAAGAGATAATTACAAGTGGAGTTGGTGTTAGAGAGGGAGTTTTTTTAACAAATTTAATAGGCAAAAATGCAAAATTTCCTGGAAATTTTAATCCATCTTTAAAAAGCCTACAAGATAGATTTATAACTCAAAATCGTCCAAATATAACTAAATTTTCAAAAGAGCTTTTTTATACCCTAAAACCACTTCATAAAGTTAGTGAAAATTATATAAATGAACTTTTAACAGCCTCAAAACTCACAGATATTGGAAGAAAAATCGGCTTTTACTCAAAGCATTTAAATGCTAATTTTATTATTTTAAACGCACTTAATTATGGATATACACATAAAGAAAAAGCCCTAATTGCAACGATAATAAAACAAAATGGCAAAAAAAATATAAGCCAAATTGAATATGAAGAATTAAAAGAGTTATTACCCGATGAAAACTCAGTTATTTGGCTAAGTTTTATTTTAAAACTAGCTACAGTTTTAGACTATAGTGATATAAAAAATGTAAGTCTTAGCTACAAAAATAAAACACTTGAAATTTATGGATTAAAAGAAGATGAATATATAAAAGACACTATTAAAAAAATGCAAAAACCAGGAATTTTTGCAATTACATTTAATTAAAAAGGAATAAAATGCCACTACTTGATAGTTTTAAGGTTGATCACACAAAAATGAAAGCTCCAGGAGTAAGACTTGCAAAAAGTATGAAAACCCCAAAAGGTGATATTATAAACGTTTATGATTTAAGATTTTGCCTACCAAACAAAGAGATTATGAGCGAAGATGGAACACATACATTAGAGCATCTTTTTGCAGGCTTTATGAGAGAACACCTAAATAGTAAAGATGTTGAGATAATCGATATTTCGCCAATGGGTTGCAGAACTGGTTTTTACATGAGTTTAATAGGAAATCCAAATATTGATAAAGTTATCAATGCTTGGGAAAATTCAATGAAAGATGTTTTAAATGTATCTTCACAAAGTGATATCCCAGAACTTAATATTTATCAGTGTGGAACTGCTTCTATGCACAGTTTAAAAGAAGCTAAAAAAATAGCTCAAAATGTTTTAAATAAAGGAATTTGCATTATAAACAATGATGAAATTGCTTTAAAAGATATTTAGTTTAAATAAAAAAATTTATTTTGCTTTTTCCCAAATTAATTTCTTACCAAAGATAGCCTTGTTATTTGTAAATTTCGCCCACGAAATTTCCATACACCAAATATTTGGCTTTAAAGCAAGCGCGTAAGGAAATCTTTTAAAATAAATTTTTTTTTGTTCTTCATCAGCCTTTTTGAACTTGCCTAAAAGCTGAACACCCTTAATATTTCCAACTATTTTTGTATCAAGATGTATTATACCTGAAACAATTGTATTTTTTAAAGCCATTTGAATATGGCTTGTCTTTTCATCTGAAGCAAAAATTAAACTTGAATTTTTTTCATCATAAGCATAAAATGCACTTGCGCAATATGGTTTATTATCAAAACTCACGCAAAAAGATAAAAGGTGCATTTTTTTTACAAATTTATCTATTTCTTCATACAACTTTTTTGCCTTTTTTATAAATTTACTAAATAATAGCAAATTTTTTGTATAATTTAATGAAAGTATTAAGGAAATTTAATGGAAAATGTAGAAATTCTAAAACAGATGTTTTTAATGCAACAACGACTAAATGATGAAACAAACGGCAAAAAATGGGAAGAAGGAACCGCACAAAATGGCAAACTCATTAATTGGAAAAGATGTATTTATATGGAGTGTGCTGAACTAATCGATAGCTTTTCATGGAAGCACTGGAAAAGTATAAACCAAAAAGCAAATAGTGAAAATATAAAGATTGAACTAACTGATATTTGGCATTTTATAATGAGCTTAGTCTTAGAAAAAGCGTATCCTAATAAAAATATTGATGATATTGTAAAAGATATTATTTCAGTTAGTGGATTTAGGGATTTTACACTTGAAGCCTACAGCATAAGTGAATATAATCTATATGAAATTATTAACGATATTGAGATTATAATTCACGAATGCAGTGGTTTTGAGCTTAAAATTCATGAGCTTTTAACTAACTTTTTTAGACTTTCACTTAAATGCGGCTTAAACTTAAATGAGCTTTTTGAAAAATATGTTGGGAAAAATGTGTTAAATAAATTTAGACAAGACAATGGATACCAAAACGGAACTTATGTAAAAATTTGGAATGGTAAAGAAGATAACGAGGTATTAAGTAAAATTTTAAACTCAGGCATTATAAATATGGATGAAATTTATAAAAAACTTGATGAAAATTATAAAAAAATAAAAAAATAAATTTATACAAAACAATATATAAATTTCAAACATTAATCTATAAAGACTAAAAAATACTAAAAAAGATGTGTTCGCACATCTTTTGCACAAAAATAATACAAAATCATAAATATCAAATTTATTAAAAACTTAAAAGCAGCTTGATATTTTAAACTACTTTAAATATTTTGTTTGATACTTAGTGTCAATAAATTTTATTATTGACAAATTTTTTTTAATATGATAAAATCTACTAATTTTGATAATGAAAGGTTTGATGATGAAACAATACGAAACTTACAAATGTCATAAATGTGGTAATGAAGTTGAAGTACAAAAAGTTGGTGGTGGTAAACTAGTATGCTGTGGTGAAGAGATGGAGTGCATAACAACTGATTTAACTTCTGTAAATTTAATGAAAGCATTTGCTGGTGAATCAATGGCTAGAAACAAATATGATTTATATGGCGACTTAGCTAAAGAAGCTGGATATCACGCTATTGCAAAGCATTTTTATGAAGCAGCTGAAAATGAAAAATGGCACGCAAGAGCTGAGCTTAAAAAACATCATGAAATGGCTAACATACCGCTTGATAAAATGGATAAAAACCTGCTTGATGCAGCAGCTGGAGAAAAATTTGAACACGAAGAGATGTATCCAGGTTTTGCAAAAATAGCTGAAGATGAGGGCAAAAAAGATGTTGCAAGACTTTTTAAAGCTATTGCAAAAGTTGAAGTTGAACACGAAAGAGAGTATTTAGAACTCAAAAAAATGCTTGAAAATGAAGGCTTTTTTGAAAGCCAAGAAGAAGATGTTTGGGTTTGTGAAGTTTGCGGTCATGTTCATCGTGGCAAAAAAGCTCCTGGCGCCTGTCCTTTATGTAAAGCTCCAAAAGAGTATTTTAAAAGAGAATTTTTAGGGTAAAATCAAAAATTTATAATAATATTTAGGAGAAAGCACTTCTCCTAAATATTTTCTTTTTGTTCTAATTTAAAACCCACAAATTTTTTTCAAATCCTCATCAATAACTCTTTTGTTTCCTGCCCTATCAACGCTTACATAGGTTACTTCTGCACTTGTTACTGGTATTTTAACAACTTTATTGTCTTCATTTAGTCTTTGAACTATAACATCAACTTTTACCTTTATGGATGTTTTTCCAACTCCTATGATTTTTGCATAGCAACTGACTAAGTCCCCAACAAAAACAGGTTCTTTAAAAATTACTTCTTTAAATGAGATAGTTACAACTCTAATTGGTGCAACTTCCCTTGCTGCAACTGCCCCGGCTTTATCTATTTGAGCTAGTATCCATCCACCAAATATATTTCCAGCAGGATTTGTGTCTCTTGGCATTGCAACTATTTTTATCTTTGGCTCTCCCATATTTTTTAAATCCATAAATTTCCTTTAGTTATAAATTTATTATGATTTTACCAACTATTTTTAAAGTTTGTTTTAATACTGGTTAATTATATTTTGCTAAAATTTTTTATAAATTT from Campylobacter ureolyticus includes:
- a CDS encoding ferritin family protein, coding for MKQYETYKCHKCGNEVEVQKVGGGKLVCCGEEMECITTDLTSVNLMKAFAGESMARNKYDLYGDLAKEAGYHAIAKHFYEAAENEKWHARAELKKHHEMANIPLDKMDKNLLDAAAGEKFEHEEMYPGFAKIAEDEGKKDVARLFKAIAKVEVEHEREYLELKKMLENEGFFESQEEDVWVCEVCGHVHRGKKAPGACPLCKAPKEYFKREFLG
- a CDS encoding sensor histidine kinase, with the translated sequence MLSQKSLRTKFIIQLASGSSMLILIFSTMLYHYIKINIFETVVQVLNQEAVKLSSQNITNSFNFYTKELGHTPINVKITQNEKNLKKPKYTSIKTEEKSSLMLEYPYKNSIIILDTDTTFYNKLVSQVLTDIIIINATMIFLILFFALFLSRSLLIPVKLLSAKLSKLNEIALDHIDENEIPLEFKPLGMGINRLIDRIHTFIGYQKELFIGIAHELKTPLAVMKTKNEVTLLKPRDNEKYVETLKNNNISIDNMNKMISSILEIGRQEGAQFEKPVEIDIIKLIKETCLNFKILAQSKDKAIITKLKPDEFFMSIQPNLFLHIVQNFIQNAIKFSPQNSAIIIKSTILDDCFKLDVVDEGIGIDESLDLFAPFKRSGNKSGAGLGLFLAKGAADAMNAQISLKNRSDQKGVIATIKIPISKTSKKLNKAFK
- a CDS encoding acyl-CoA thioesterase, with protein sequence MDLKNMGEPKIKIVAMPRDTNPAGNIFGGWILAQIDKAGAVAAREVAPIRVVTISFKEVIFKEPVFVGDLVSCYAKIIGVGKTSIKVKVDVIVQRLNEDNKVVKIPVTSAEVTYVSVDRAGNKRVIDEDLKKICGF
- the dut gene encoding dUTPase, which gives rise to MENVEILKQMFLMQQRLNDETNGKKWEEGTAQNGKLINWKRCIYMECAELIDSFSWKHWKSINQKANSENIKIELTDIWHFIMSLVLEKAYPNKNIDDIVKDIISVSGFRDFTLEAYSISEYNLYEIINDIEIIIHECSGFELKIHELLTNFFRLSLKCGLNLNELFEKYVGKNVLNKFRQDNGYQNGTYVKIWNGKEDNEVLSKILNSGIINMDEIYKKLDENYKKIKK
- a CDS encoding Ppx/GppA phosphatase family protein, with product MTKKVAVIDLGSNSARMVIFGRTSRLGFYILGEYKMKVRLGEGAYEHSGIIQEDAMKKCFGAFVEFRKILNRYKIQKILAVGTSALRDAKNANEFINMVKKLGISLKVVDGDMEAYYGGFGAARLVKYPNNATTIDIGGGSTELAKIENGKVVKTLSLNLGTVRLKELFYDKENLNGLDEFVKELTDKISKDFQNNTIISIGGSLRAISNAIIQRKNYPLKMVHGFSYNYEKEKGFIEKIYSSKISDLGNFFIKKDRFDTIRGGAYIFKKVADILKAKEIITSGVGVREGVFLTNLIGKNAKFPGNFNPSLKSLQDRFITQNRPNITKFSKELFYTLKPLHKVSENYINELLTASKLTDIGRKIGFYSKHLNANFIILNALNYGYTHKEKALIATIIKQNGKKNISQIEYEELKELLPDENSVIWLSFILKLATVLDYSDIKNVSLSYKNKTLEIYGLKEDEYIKDTIKKMQKPGIFAITFN
- the luxS gene encoding S-ribosylhomocysteine lyase: MPLLDSFKVDHTKMKAPGVRLAKSMKTPKGDIINVYDLRFCLPNKEIMSEDGTHTLEHLFAGFMREHLNSKDVEIIDISPMGCRTGFYMSLIGNPNIDKVINAWENSMKDVLNVSSQSDIPELNIYQCGTASMHSLKEAKKIAQNVLNKGICIINNDEIALKDI